In Tachysurus fulvidraco isolate hzauxx_2018 chromosome 1, HZAU_PFXX_2.0, whole genome shotgun sequence, a single window of DNA contains:
- the LOC113640181 gene encoding zinc finger protein OZF-like, producing the protein MMFCCKSSPASCVQFHTPLDLTCTNSSRDATASDRLQMSGESKSDLYTKEVMFCHRSSPVPFVQFHTPLDLTSTNTLRDDTASGRLQISGEISSEKLSMKGVMFCHRSSPDPFVQFQTPLDLTSTNTLRDDTASGRLQISGEMKSEKLSTVSCSSQGRSLLSKTSPKVMWKKIHHCSVCGKSFARLGDLQKHHRIHTGEKPFQCTQCGKSFTQESNLQQHQRVHTGEKPYHCTWCGKRFTHQQNFQTHQRIHTGEKPYQCSECGKSFTRKNAVQRHQRVHTGEKPFHCIQCGMSFSENGTLKEHQRLHTGENLYHCSECGKSFHQKKTLQGHQRTHTGEKPYFCTECGKSFSRMNTLQQHHRIHTGERPFQCSECGQTFAQQSTLHRHQHIHTGEKPYQCSLCGKSFNRKNTLQLHQRLHAGEKSSAEDIYSGTSE; encoded by the exons ATGATGTTTTGTTGCAAGTCGTCTCCTGCTTCTTGTGTCCAGTTCCACACACCCCTTGACCTGACCTGCACAAACTCATCGAGAGATGCCACTGCTTCAGATAGGCTTCAGATGTCTGGAGAGAGCAAATCTGACCTGTACACA AAAGAAGTGATGTTCTGTCACCGGTCATCTCCTGTTCCTTTTGTCCAGTTTCATACACCTCTGGACCTGACCTCCACAAACACATTGAGAGATGACACAGCTTCAGGAAGGCTTCAGATCTCTGGAGAAATCAGTTCTGAGAAGCTGTCCATG AAAGGAGTGATGTTCTGTCACCGGTCGTCTCCTGATCCTTTTGTCCAGTTTCAGACACCTCTGGACCTGACctccacaaacacactgagagaTGACACAGCTTCAGGAAGGCTTCAGATCTCTGGAGAAATGAAGTCTGAGAAACTGTCCACAGTCAGTTGTAGTAGTCAGGGCAGGAGTCTCCTAAGTAAGACCTCACCCAAagtcatgtggaaaaaaatccaccattgtTCGGTctgtgggaagagttttgcTAGACTGGGCGACCTCCAAAAACATCATCGGATTCACACTGGAGAGAAGCCGTTTCAGTGCAcacagtgtgggaagagttttactcAGGAGAGTAATCTCCAACAACACCAGCGGGTTCACACCGGAGAAAAACCCTACCATTGTACGTGGTGCGGAAAGAGATTTACGCATCAGCAGAATTTCCAAACGCATCAGAGAATTCACACCGGAGAAAAACCATATCagtgctcggagtgtgggaagagttttactcGCAAGAATGCTGTACAGCGACACCAGCGTGTTCACACCGGAGAGAAACCGTTTCACTGTATTCAGTGTGGGATGAGTTTTAGTGAAAATGGTACTCTCAAAGAACACCAGCGacttcacacaggagagaatcTTTATCATTGCTCAGAGTGTGGAAAGAGTTTTCATCAGAAGAAAACTCTACAAGGACATCAGCGGACTCACACCGGCGAGAAGCCGTACTTCTGTACGGAGTGTGGAAAGAGTTTCAGCCGGATGAATACGCTGCAGCAGCACCaccgcattcacacaggagaaagGCCGTTTCAGTGTTCGGAGTGTGGACAGACGTTCGCTCAACAAAGTACGCTCCACCGACACCAGCACATACACACTGGAGAGAAACCGTATCAATGCTCActgtgtgggaagagttttaatCGTAAAAATACACTCCAACTCCACCAGCGCCTTCACGCAGGAGAAAAGTCCAGCGCTGAGGACATTTACTCTGGAACTTCAGAGTAA
- the LOC113640194 gene encoding C-type mannose receptor 2-like — MKMKAVLSILLLAAMTGASTHLRWKKYIFVNLQLHWTDAQEYCRKNYVDLISIETEEELNQFQSAINTQCSSNCWIGLSRIQQMNFTNWSDGSLLEFSYWSSDVSFTDYSKNCVYIHNHWHSDVCNQSLNLVCYTWVYDLVVVQEMKTWEEALKYCRTKYSGLVSLFTDSDHAAVNNKTDEILTSVFWTSLHFMDGSWFWVNSTQDEEEEDMIFMPSCPAPHYRCGARSTKSNVLENRDCEETMNFICYNETMN; from the exons atgaagatgaaggctgttctctccatcctcctctTGGCAGCTATGACAGGAGCATCTACTCATCTGCGttggaaaaaatacatttttgtcaatTTACAGCTTCACTGGACCGATGCTCAGGAGTACTGCAGGAAGAACTATGTCGATTTAATATCCATTGAAACAGAAGAAGAACTAAATCAATTCCAAAGTGCTATAAATACTCAATGTTCCTCTAACTGCTGGATTGGTCTGAGCAGGATTCAACAAATGAACTTTACTAATTGGTCTGATGGAAGTCTTCTAGAATTCAGTTATTGGTCCTCTGACGTATCGTTTACTGACTATTCTAaaaactgtgtatatatacacaaccACTGGCACTCTGATGTCTGTAACCAATCTCTAAACCTTGTGTGCTACACTTGGGTTTATGACCTGGTTGTGGTGCAGGAGATGAAGACCTGGGAAGAAGCGTTGAAGTACTGCAGAACAAAATACTCTGGCCTGGTGAGCCTCTTCACAGACTCTGATCACGCTGCAGTCAACAACAAGACAGATGAAATCCTGACAAGTGTTTTCTGGACCAGTCTGCACTTCATGGATGGATCATGGTTCTGGGTAAATTCCACccaggatgaagaagaagaggacaTGATCTTTATGCCCTCATGTCCTGCTCCACATTACCGTTGTGGAGCCCGAAGCACCAAGTCTAACGTCCTGGAGAACCGAGACTGTGAGGAGACAATGAACTTCATCTGCTACAACGAAACAAT GAATTAA